The Terrirubrum flagellatum nucleotide sequence GCGCTCGGCCTCTTCCGACAGCCAGCCGATATGGGCGCCCAGCGCGCCGAGCCGCTGGGAAAGCATTTCGTCGATGGCGACGTCGGCCTCGGTGACGGGCGAATCCCCGTCCTTGGTCCAGACGCGGGCCGAGGTCTTCTCGCCGCGCCGAAACCAGCCCATGGCGAGCGCGCCGGCTTCGCGCGCCGCGGCGGCGACGGCGGGTAGCAGAAGGGCTGCGTCCGTCTGGCTCATGTCCCCTGCGAGTAGCTTCGACGCCGTCCCGCGGCAAGCGCTCCCTCTCGCCGCGCAGCGTCTTTAGCGGCGCCGCAACGGAACCAATCGGTTGAAACCGGCGTTCGATGACAACGCGGCGTCAACCATCTCGCCGTTTCGCGGCCGAATTCTCAGCGTTCACCAGCGCTTTACCCACCTGCTTAAGCGCTTCGCAGGGTCTCGAACGCTATCTCGATCGCAACGGACGCCCGCCATTCAAGAGCGGGCGCCGACGTCACACAGGACGGCGATCAATGACGGCAGAGGCGTTCGACGCCGGGCCGGCTTCCCCTTGCGGAGCCGGCCCTTTCCATCGCGCGGGCATTCGCGCCCGCGCGCTTTCGGAGGGCGATGTCGTGATGACTGACGTCATCGCCGGCGTGTCGATCACCAGGCGTCTGCCGAACAGCCGCTTCGTCGGCGTGATGGCGAGCGAACGCGCGGACGATCCCGCCGAAAGCGAAATCGCGCTGCTGCGCGATGACGGCGTCTCGGTTGTTCTTTCCGTGCAGGGCGACGCAGACGTGGTCGCGGAATGGCGCGCCGCGAGCCGGTCCTTCGGACTTCCCATGA carries:
- a CDS encoding DUF6101 family protein; amino-acid sequence: MTDVIAGVSITRRLPNSRFVGVMASERADDPAESEIALLRDDGVSVVLSVQGDADVVAEWRAASRSFGLPMIVQRPDAGVIALEAMIGPLLLGKAHSGRRMRALTRSRRPRFLMRRQTTRLPLAPIVHHAVEMGR